In Sorghum bicolor cultivar BTx623 chromosome 8, Sorghum_bicolor_NCBIv3, whole genome shotgun sequence, one genomic interval encodes:
- the LOC8066359 gene encoding 2-hydroxyisoflavanone dehydratase — translation MAAAPVTPPPASADDELVYESLPCIRVYKNRVERYFGSEFVPASTDAATGVTSRDVVISPNVSARLYLPRLGDGNGDAKLPILVYYHGGGFCIGSAFNPIFHAYFNAFTSLATALVVSVEYRLAPEHPVPAAYADSWDALAWVVSHSHLASSSAARDPWIAGHADFSRLYLGGESAGANIAHHMAMRAAAAAEGELAHGRARIRGLVMVHPYFLGTDRVPSDDLSAETRESLASLWRVMCPSSTAGDDDPLINPLVDGAPALASLACARVLVCVAEGDVLRDRGRAYYDRLRASGWPGEAEFWQAPDRGHTFHFMDPCCDEAVAQDKVISDFLNR, via the coding sequence ATGGCCGCCGCGCCCGTCACCCCGCCTCCGGCCTCGGCGGACGACGAGCTGGTCTACGAGTCGCTGCCCTGCATCCGCGTCTACAAGAACCGCGTGGAGCGCTACTTCGGCTCCGAGTTCGTCCCCGCCTCCACGGACGCCGCCACCGGCGTCACCTCCAGGGACGTCGTCATCTCCCCCAACGTCTCCGCGCGCCTCTACCTCCCGCGCCTCGGCGACGGCAACGGCGACGCCAAGCTCCCCATTCTCGTCTACTACCACGGCGGCGGCTTCTGCATCGGCTCCGCCTTCAACCCCATCTTCCACGCCTACTTCAACGCCTTCACCAGCCTCGCCACCGCCCTCGTCGTCTCCGTCGAGTACCGCCTCGCCCCCGAGCACCCCGTCCCCGCTGCCTACGCTGACTCCTGGGACGCCCTTGCCTGGGTCGTCTCCCACTCCCACCTCgcttcctcctccgccgcccgcGACCCGTGGATCGCGGGCCACGCCGACTTCTCCCGCCTGTACCTGGGCGGGGAGAGCGCGGGCGCCAACATCGCGCACCACATGGCgatgcgcgccgccgccgccgcggagggGGAGCTGGCGCACGGCCGTGCCCGGATCCGGGGCCTCGTCATGGTGCACCCTTACTTCCTGGGCACGGACCGGGTGCCCTCCGACGACCTCAGCGCCGAGACGCGCGAGAGCCTGGCGTCCCTGTGGCGCGTCATGTGCCCGTCGTCCACCGCGGGGGACGACGACCCGCTCATCAACCCCCTGGTGGACGGCGCCCCGGCCCTGGCGTCCCTGGCGTGCGCCCGCGTGCTCGTGTGCGTCGCCGAGGGCGACGTGCTCCGCGACCGGGGCCGCGCGTACTACGACCGGCTCAGGGCTAGCGGATGGCCCGGCGAGGCGGAGTTTTGGCAGGCGCCTGACAGGGGACACACGTTCCATTTCATGGACCCGTGCTGCGACGAGGCCGTCGCGCAGGACAAGGTCATCAGCGACTTCCTCAACCGCTGA
- the LOC8066360 gene encoding CTP synthase, protein MSSPAPAEEDGRAPTKYVLITGGVVSGLGKGVTASSIGVVLKACGLRVTCIKIDPYLNTDAGTMSPFEHGEVFVLDDGGEVDLDLGNYERFIDVTLTRDNNITTGKIYQSVIEKERRGDYLGKTVQVVPHVTDEIKQWIQSVSSVPVDGQTRPADVCVIELGGTVGDIESMPFIEALRQLSFSLGKENFCLIHVSLVPVLGVVGEQKTKPTQHSVRELRALGLTPDLLACRSAQPLIGSVKEKLSQFCHVPVENILNIHDVPNLWHVPLILRNQKAHEAIIKQLNLARSAGPPELRDWTDMAESYDNLKNSVKVALVGKYTNLTDSYLSVVKALLHASVACSLKPSIQWIAASDLEDATAISAPDAHAEAWETLKGSSCILIPGGFGDRGISGMILAAKYARENKVPYLGICLGMQISVIEMSRHVLGLGDADSEEFNKDTPNHIVMYMPEVSKTHMGNTMRLGCRRTFFRKPDCLTSKLYGSPPHVDERHRHRYEVNPSFVPMLESAGLHFVGCDESRKRMEIVELQDHPFYVGVQFHPEFKSRPRRPSPPFTGLIMAATKQLGTISNSSNGYVGASG, encoded by the exons ATGTcttcgccggcgccggcggaagAGGACGGCCGTGCGCCGACCAAGTACGTGCTGATCACGGGCGGCGTCGTCAGCGGCCTCGGCAAGGGCGTCACCGCCAGCAGCATCGGCGTCGTCCTCAAGGCCTGTGGGCTCCGCGTCACCTGCATCAAGATCG ATCCATACTTGAACACAGATGCTGGTACAATGTCCCCCTTTGAGCATGGTGAGGTGTTTGTTCTTGATGATGGTGGAGAG GTTGATTTGGATTTGGGGAATTATGAGCGTTTCATAGATGTAACTCTGACGAGGGATAACAACATTACCACTGGAAAGATATACCAG TCTGTCATTGAGAAGGAGAGAAGGGGTGATTATCTTGGAAAGACTGTACAG GTTGTTCCTCATGTCACTGATGAAATAAAACAGTGGATACAGTCCGTGTCTTCAGTTCCTGTGGATGGGCAGACTCGTCCAGCTGATGTTTGTGTTATTGAATTGGGAGGCACTGTAG GTGATATTGAGTCAATGCCATTCATTGAAGCTTTGCGCCAATTATCCTTTTCTCTTG GCAAGGAGAATTTCTGCCTCATACACGTTAGCCTTGTTCCAGTATTGGGTGTAGTTGGTGAGCAG AAAACTAAACCAACACAACACAGTGTACGAGAACTGAGAGCGTTGGGTCTGACTCCTGATCTTCTAGCATGCCGGTCAGCACAG CCACTAATAGGATCTGTTAAGGAGAAGCTGTCACAATTTTGCCATGTCCCG GTTGAGAACATACTCAACATCCATGATGTTCCAAATTTATGGCATGTCCCACTTATTCTTAGA AACCAAAAGGCTCATGAAGCTATAATCAAACAACTGAACCTTGCTAG GTCCGCTGGACCACCTGAGTTACGAGATTGGACAGATATGGCTGAGTCGTATGATAACCTCAAGAACTCT GTTAAAGTTGCTTTGGTTGGGAAGTATACTAATCTGACAGATTCTTACCTATCAGTGGTGAAG GCTCTCCTACATGCCAGTGTTGCCTGTTCGTTAAAGCCATCTATCCAGTGGATTGCAGCTTCGGATCTTGAAGATGCAACTGCAATATCT GCACCAGATGCCCATGCTGAAGCCTGGGAAACTCTTAAA GGTTCATCATGCATTTTGATACCTGGAGGATTCGGGGATCGTGGAATCTCAGGGATGATATTGGCTGCAAAATATGCTCGTGAGAATAAAGTTCCATATCTTGGTATTTGCTTGGGCATGCAGATATCAGTGATTGAGATGTCCAGACAT GTCCTGGGCCTGGGAGATGCAGACAGTGAAGAGTTTAACAAGGATACACCAAATCATATTGTTATGTACATGCCTGAG GTTTCAAAAACACATATGGGAAACACAATGAGGTTGGGCTGCAGGAGAACATTCTTCAGGAAACCTGATTGCCTTACATCAAAACT GTATGGAAGTCCTCCACATGTAGATGAGCGTCATCGTCATAGATACGAG GTCAATCCCTCTTTTGTTCCCATGCTTGAAAGTGCTGGTCTTCATTTTGTTGGTTGTGACGAAAGTCGAAAGCGGATGGAG ATTGTGGAGCTACAAGATCATCCATTCTATGTAGGTGTTCAGTTCCATCCAGAGTTCAAATCAAGGCCCCGAAGACCTTCACCTCCTTTTACAG GTCTAATAATGGCAGCCACTAAACAACTGGGAACAATTTCGAATAGCTCGAATGGCTATGTTGGAGCTTCTGGCTAA
- the LOC8066356 gene encoding calmodulin-binding protein 60 D — protein sequence MAPKRALSVAVGDGGGAPPPPLPPEKRQRAGAGPGPAPSPELLPPPSPKHFLAIVLVVLFLKRPKGRSTDRVPISLSQIGRVVRDQICRFINPVFSKLEKRLETKLERFEERIQDLTVKVDNITRPSPNLLNDERFTQQENQEGTSAELVGLATGESKGENTSIRLCFLNELKTPVYHDDEIKSESNTAIKVGIFNGDKMIESGGLSNLQIEIFALEGDFPHASPKSWTPKKFNKHRANSRDGNGNVLAGEGIKAQLKNGKCDLGSIKFTEGSCKARGGKFIIGARVCEGEVSGLQVQQAVMNPVAVQDRRNKSNEKSHPPKLNDSVHRLEEIAKVYAERLEKENIFTVEHFLKALNKDPCNLAEILRVNMEHKPWKKMTKHARECSLEGRHKLKLFICTEKNVKLFFNCVHCLVGAEFFGGPYTLTDKFSSAQRELVDQLIEDAYAEVDKLPEDHVITEHSPNPIHVDKYTSIGAGPSYMPTEQQNCSVRLASVHGMAAAERLSHDRIESSCLNAYNDPVPSSSIPDHPSMHNYQGGSIPVVPLEGLSHDQYNELSCANANNNDPGPSSSNADHLCTYDSRDIADQGNPPAGQEQFSAFTNAPCQDQDTLGGTTNISQFVSPEDIELTFLQHQAGINNYVTPGLDLVEIQSQFFWLNNGTLNGSASGHINTALPPHQPIIPDTPRSAQGSTQSQMQAPLAPVNDASVASASAQQPLPPQQCYLWDGSW from the exons ATGGCTCCCAAGAGGGCGCTGTCCGTGGCtgtcggcgacggcggcggtgcgccgccgccgcctctgccTCCGGAGAAGCGCCAGCGGGCGGGAGCGGGACCGGGACCGGCTCCCAGCCCcgagctgctgccgccgccgtcgccgaagCACTTCCTCGCCAtcgtcctcgtcgtcctctTCTTGAAACGACC GAAGGGTCGGAGCACGGACAGGGTCCCCATCTCCCTCTCGCAGATCGGTCGCGTG GTTCGGGACCAGATTTGTCGTTTCATCAATCCCGTGTTTAG CAAACTGGAGAAACGTCTAGAAACCAAACTGGAAAGATTCGAGGAGCGGATTCAGGATCTCACTGTCAAAGTG GATAATATAACACGGCCCTCTCCTAACCTCCTCAATGATGAGCGATTCAC GCAACAGGAAAACCAGGAAGGCACTAGTGCTGAACTTGTAGGGTTGGCCACTGGTGAAAGCAAGGGTGAAAACACAAGCATTCGGCTGTGCTTCCTCAATGAACTGAAGACTCCTGTTTACCATGACGATGAGATAAAATCTGAGAGCAATACAGCCATTAAGGTTGGCATATTTAATGGGGACAAGATGATCGAGTCGGGCGGGCTTTCAAACCTGCAAATTGAGATCTTCGCCCTTGAGGGCGACTTTCCTCATGCTTCCCCAAAGAGTTGGACTCCTAAAAAGTTCAATAAGCATAGAGCCAATTCTCGGGATGGAAACGGAAATGTGTTGGCAGGAGAAGGAATAAAAGCCCAGCTTAAGAATGGGAAGTGCGATCTTGGCAGCATCAAATTCACAGAAGGGTCGTGCAAGGCTCGTGGCGGGAAGTTCATCATTGGGGCAAGAGTTTGTGAGGGTGAGGTATCTGGTCTCCAGGTTCAACAAGCTGTCATGAACCCTGTGGCTGTGCAGGATCGCAGAAACAAAT CAAATGAGAAGAGTCATCCTCCAAAACTAAATGATAGCGTGCATCGCTTAGAGGAGATTGCCAAAGTTTACGCGGAAAGGCTAGAGAAGGAGAACATCTTTACTGTGGAACACTTTTTAAAGGCTTTAAATAAGGACCCTTGTAACCTCGCCGAA ATTCTCAGGGTAAACATGGAACACAAACCGTGGAAGAAAATGACAAAGCATGCTAGAGAGTGCTCTCTCGAAGGCAGGCACAAGCTGAAACTATTTATTTGCACAGAGAAAAATGTGAAGCTTTTCTTCAATTGTGTGCACTGTCTTGTTGGAGCAGAATTTTTTGGTGGTCCTTACACTCTCACCGACAAGTTCAGTTCTGCTCAACGG GAGTTAGTGGACCAGCTGATAGAGGATGCATATGCTGAAGTTGATAAGCTCCCTGAGGATCATGTGATCACAGAACACTCTCCTAACCCAATTCATGTGGATAAATATACTAGCATTGGTGCTGGCCCATCCTATATGCCAACTGAACAGCAAAACTGTTCTGTGCGCCTCGCATCTGTTCATG GTATGGCAGCAGCTGAAAGATTGAGCCATGATCGGATTGAGTCATCTTGTCTGAATGCATACAATGACCCAGTTCCCAGCTCCAGCATTCCTGATCACCCCAGCATGCATAACTATCAAG GTGGAAGTATTCCAGTTGTACCACTTGAAGGCTTGAGCCATGATCAGTACAATGAGTTATCATGTGCAAATGCAAACAATAATGATCCTGGACCTAGTTCCTCCAATGCTGATCACCTCTGCACATATGACTCCCGAG ACATAGCAGATCAAGGGAACCCACCTGCTGGCCAGGAGCAGTTCTCGGCTTTCACTAATGCCCCGTGTCAAGATCAAGACACCCTTGGAGGCACGACTAATATAAGTCAATTCGTCTCCCCCGAAGATATCGAATTGACATTTCTCCAGCACCAAGCAGGCATTAACAACTACG TGACACCAGGCTTGGATCTTGTGGAAATCCAAAGTCAGTTTTTCTGGTTAAACAATGGCACCTTAAATGGATCAGCTTCTGGTCACATCAATACAGCATTACCACCACATCAACCTATAATCCCTG ATACCCCAAGATCAGCTCAAGGGAGCACACAGAGCCAGATGCAAGCTCCCTTGGCCCCCGTTAATGATGCCTCAGTGGCATCTGCTTCTGCTCAACAGCCCCTTCCACCACAACAGTGTTATCTCTGGGACGGGTCATGGTGA